Proteins encoded together in one Passer domesticus isolate bPasDom1 chromosome 6, bPasDom1.hap1, whole genome shotgun sequence window:
- the LOC135303705 gene encoding membrane-spanning 4-domains subfamily A member 15-like has product MAATTVTDAGSVRIITEVIPATDPRAAQLASGSQAPARTSFQTEGFRRAHPKVLGTIHLFSGIVHVCFGLILTLSEHSNPSLPVASGILFWLGILLLVSGSLLVESERKDSPVLVKACCVVSVGVVLGTLVATGIHGTAITRIVPGCEPPGPFQRRPEWCLNAESKLLSNSLDSILVILALLEFCVAVAVLAFGYDTLRQHTYTQLAL; this is encoded by the exons ATGGCGGCCACCACGGTGACCGACGCCGGCAGCGTCAGGATCATCACGGAGGTGATCCCGGCCACGGATCCCCGGGCAGCCCAGCTGGCCTCAGGCTCCCAGGCACCTGCCAGGACCTCGTTCCAAACAGAAGGCTTCCGGAGGGCTCATCCCAAGGTGTTGGGG ACCATCCACCTCTTCAGTGGAATTGTCCACGTCTGCTTCGGGCTCATCCTGACGCTGTCGGAGCACAGTAACCCTTCCCTCCCTGTGGCCAGCGGGATCCTCTTCTGGCTGGGGATCCTG CTCCTGGTCTCGGGCTCGTTGCTGGTGGAAAGTGAAAGGAAagacagccctgtgctg GTCAAGGCCTGCTGTGTGGTCAGCGTGGGCGTCGTCCTGGGCACGCTGGTGGCCACCGGGATCCACGGCACGGCCATCACCCGCATCGTGCCCGGCTGCGAGCCGCCCGGGCCCTTCCAGCGGCGCCCGGAATGGTGCCTCAACGCTGAGAGCAAG CTGCTGAGCAACAGCCTGGATTCCATCCTGGTGATCCTCGCCCTCCTGGAATTCTGCGTGGCCGTGGCGGTTCTGGCGTTTGGATACGACACGCTCCGGCAGCACACCTACACCCAGCTG GCGCTGTAG
- the LOC135303706 gene encoding membrane-spanning 4-domains subfamily A member 12-like, with translation MGAGPGGVGRGRPRWGAGLLRGVPVPPALLMQGMGSLRLGSRAVMYTAETLPKGKNRVMGTIQIMTGFLHIGFGIVLTTLTNVYTSVFVIGEIPFLGGVSFIISGCLSIGAEKSPTECAVKGSQTMNVISAIFALLGIVAFIVDLNLNGLYRSSFNYYSYLVLLAGNGISIVLLIFTILEFCIAVATANFWCRATRLSSNEAMLIVPSATRVDLAVPPAELPQPPSYSELAAPEV, from the exons ATGGGCGCGGGCCCTGGCGGGgtggggcgggggcggccccggtggggagcggggctgctccggggggtcccggtgcccccCGCTCTCCTCatgcagggcatggggagcctCCGGCTGGGCAGCCGCGCCGTCATGTACACGGCGGAGACCCTCCCCAAGGGCAAGAACCGCGTCATGGGG ACCATCCAGATTATGACGGGATTCCTGCACATCGGCTTCGGGATCGTCCTGACCACGCTCACCAATGTCTACACCTCGGTCTTCGTCATCGGAGAGATCCCTTTCCTGGGCGGCGTGTCG TTCATCATCTCCGGGTGCCTCTCCATCGGCGCCGAGAAGAGCCCCACGGAATGCGCG GTGAAGGGCAGCCAGACCATGAACGTCATCAGTGCCATCTTTGCGCTCCTGGGAATCGTGGCCTTCATCGTGGACCTCAACCTCAACGGGCTCTACCGCTCCAGCTTCAACTACTACAGCTATCTCGTCCTG CTCGCAGGGAATGGGATTTCCATCGTGCTGCTCATCTTCACCATCCTGGAATTCTGCATCGCCGTGGCCACCGCCAATTTCTGGTGCCGGGCCACCCGCCTCAGCTCCAACGAG GCCATGCTGAtcgtccccagtgccacccgtGTGGATCTGGCCGTGCCACCGGCGGAGCTGCCTCAGCCTCCCAGCTACAGCGAG ctggctgctcctgaaGTCTGA
- the MRPL16 gene encoding LOW QUALITY PROTEIN: large ribosomal subunit protein uL16m (The sequence of the model RefSeq protein was modified relative to this genomic sequence to represent the inferred CDS: inserted 1 base in 1 codon), which translates to MAAPLRHFRXMWRWRLPGPLRPGGGAGGVAAPRAGLKKWTLPPDYSGITIPEKPKLKFMDKVPAVPKVRREPRRLRDIRGPSQVATDFTEGQYGILALGGGYLHWGHFEMIRLSIGRSLDPKSMFAVWRVPAPHKPVTRKSLGHRMGGGKGPIDRYVTAVRSGRLLVEVGGRCEFGQVQPFLSRVAQKLPFPAVAVSRDSLQEMRREEERRRLDNQNPWTFERVVASNMLGMRKYLSPYDLRLKGRYWGKFFLKHRV; encoded by the exons ATGGCGGCGCCCTTGCGGCACTTCC CGATGTGGCGATGGCGgctcccggggccgctccggCCCGGGGGAG GTGCCGGCGGCGTAGCGGCTCCCCGGGCGGGGCTCAAGAAGTGGACGCTGCCCCCGGACTACAGCG GCATCACCATCCCGGAGAAGCCCAAGCTGAAGTTCATGGACAAGGTGCCGGCGGTGCCCAAGGTGCGGCGGGAGCCCCGGCGGCTCCGTGACATCCGCGGCCCCTCCCAGGTGGCCACCGACTTCACGGAGGGGCAGTACGGGATCCTG GCTTTGGGCGGGGGGTACCTGCACTGGGGCCACTTCGAGATGATCCGCCTGAGCATCGGGCGCAGCCTCGACCCCAAGTCCATGTTCGCCGTGTGGCGCGTGCCCGCCCCGCACAAGCCGGTGACGAGGAAGAGCCTGGGGCACCGCATGGGCGGCGGCAAGGGCCCCATCGACCGCTACGTGACGGCGGTGAGGAGCGGCCGCCTGCTGGTGGAGGTGGGCGGGCGCTGCGAGTTCGGGCAGGTGCAGCCCTTCCTGAGCCGCGTGGCCCAGAAGCTGCCCTTCCCCGCCGTGGCCGTCAGCCGGGACAGCCTGCAGGAGATGCGgcgggaggaggagaggaggaggctggacAACCAGAACCCCTGGACTTTCGAGCGCGTGGTGGCCTCCAACATGCTGGGCATGAGGAAGTACCTGAGCCCCTACGACCTGCGCCTCAAGGGGCGCTACTGGGGCAAGTTCTTCCTGAAGCACAGGGTGTGA
- the STX3 gene encoding syntaxin-3 isoform X2 encodes MKDRLEQLKAKQDADDEEELEIAVDNTAFMDEFFSEIEETRQNIDKISENVEEAKKLYSIILSAPIPEQKTKDDLEQLTAEIKKMANSVRNKLKSMERNIEQDEARSSADLRIRKSQHSVLSRKFVDVMTKYNEAQVDFRERSKGRIQRQLEITGKNTTDEELEEMLESGNPSIFTSGIMDSQISKQALSEIEGRHKDIVRLESSIKELHDMFVDIAMLVENQGAMIDRIENNMDQSVGFVERAVADTKKAVKYQSEARRKKIMIMLCCIILAIILASSIASIFA; translated from the exons ATGAAGGACCGGCTGGAGCAGCTCAAGGCG AAGCAGGATGCGGACGacgaggaggagctggagatcGCCGTGGACAACACGGCCTTCATGGATGAGTTCTTCTCGGAG ATTGAGGAGACCCGGCAGAACATCGACAAGATCTCAGAGAACGTGGAGGAGGCCAAGAAGCTCTACAGCATCATCCTCTCAGCCCCCATCCCAGAGCAGA AGACCAAAGATGACCTGGAGCAGCTGACGGCAGAGATCAAGAAAATGGCCAACAGCGTCCGTAACAAGCTGAAGA GTATGGAGAGGAACATCGAGCAGGACGAGGCACGATCCTCCGCCGACCTCCGGATACGCAAGTCCCAG cactcgGTCCTGTCCCGCAAGTTCGTGGACGTCATGACCAAGTACAACGAGGCGCAGGTGGATTTCCGGGAGCGGAGCAAGGGCCGGATCCAGCGCCAGCTGGAAATCA CCGGCAAGAACACGACGGacgaggagctggaggagatgcTGGAGAGTGGGAACCCCTCCATCTTCACCTCGGGG atcATGGACTCGCAGATCTCGAAGCAGGCGCTGAGCGAGATCGAGGGGCGGCACAAGGACATCGTGCGCCTGGAGAGCAGCATCAAGGAGCTCCACGACATGTTCGTGGACATCGCCATGCTGGTGGAGAATCAG GGAGCCATGATCGACCGCATAGAGAACAACATGGACCAGTCCGTGGGGTTCGTGGAACGGGCCGTGGCCGACACCAAAAAGGCTGTGAAGTACCAAAGTGAGGCCAGGAGG AAGAAGATCATGATCATGTTGTGCTGCATCATCCTCGCCATCATCCTGGCATCCAGCATCGCGAGCATCTTCGCCTGA
- the STX3 gene encoding syntaxin-3 isoform X3: protein MKDRLEQLKAKQDADDEEELEIAVDNTAFMDEFFSEIEETRQNIDKISENVEEAKKLYSIILSAPIPEQKTKDDLEQLTAEIKKMANSVRNKLKSMERNIEQDEARSSADLRIRKSQHSVLSRKFVDVMTKYNEAQVDFRERSKGRIQRQLEITGKNTTDEELEEMLESGNPSIFTSGIMDSQISKQALSEIEGRHKDIVRLESSIKELHDMFVDIAMLVENQGAMIDRIENNMDQSVGFVERAVADTKKAVKYQSEARRTLPAPSQRCHLPAGCSPALLLEPSSPCCSQPSVSRFPPRAPAAPPLPLVLLSLGSAPHVPTERDRIPSVGTRPLVPQPQRGVTRTQTRGPDSHPRGHPGGMRAGIGTGRGVWRHQRGFLSPCCDKTEPSGSPSPRGFDVRAGGCVGHGHLTPAVIKSR, encoded by the exons ATGAAGGACCGGCTGGAGCAGCTCAAGGCG AAGCAGGATGCGGACGacgaggaggagctggagatcGCCGTGGACAACACGGCCTTCATGGATGAGTTCTTCTCGGAG ATTGAGGAGACCCGGCAGAACATCGACAAGATCTCAGAGAACGTGGAGGAGGCCAAGAAGCTCTACAGCATCATCCTCTCAGCCCCCATCCCAGAGCAGA AGACCAAAGATGACCTGGAGCAGCTGACGGCAGAGATCAAGAAAATGGCCAACAGCGTCCGTAACAAGCTGAAGA GTATGGAGAGGAACATCGAGCAGGACGAGGCACGATCCTCCGCCGACCTCCGGATACGCAAGTCCCAG cactcgGTCCTGTCCCGCAAGTTCGTGGACGTCATGACCAAGTACAACGAGGCGCAGGTGGATTTCCGGGAGCGGAGCAAGGGCCGGATCCAGCGCCAGCTGGAAATCA CCGGCAAGAACACGACGGacgaggagctggaggagatgcTGGAGAGTGGGAACCCCTCCATCTTCACCTCGGGG atcATGGACTCGCAGATCTCGAAGCAGGCGCTGAGCGAGATCGAGGGGCGGCACAAGGACATCGTGCGCCTGGAGAGCAGCATCAAGGAGCTCCACGACATGTTCGTGGACATCGCCATGCTGGTGGAGAATCAG GGAGCCATGATCGACCGCATAGAGAACAACATGGACCAGTCCGTGGGGTTCGTGGAACGGGCCGTGGCCGACACCAAAAAGGCTGTGAAGTACCAAAGTGAGGCCAGGAGG ACGCTCCCGGCGCCATCCCAGCGATGTCACCTCCCGGCGGGATGCTCCCCggctctgctcctggagccctcctctccctgctgctcccagccctccgTGTCCCGGTTCCCGCCGcgggctccagcagcaccgCCACTCCCGCTCGTCCTGCTTTCCCTGGGATCTGCCCCTCATGTCCCCACGGAAAGGGACAGGATTCCGTCCGTGGGGACGCGGCCACTGGTGCCTCAGCCCCAGCGAGGAGTGACAAGGACACAGACCCGAGGGCCGGACTCCCACCCGCGCGGGCATCCCGGTGGGATGAGGGCGGGAATAGGGACAGGACGCGGGGTCTGGCGGCACCAGCGTGGTTTCTTGTCACCGTGCTGTGACAAGACGGAGCCGTCGGGGTCCCCGTCCCCTCGTGGCTTTGATGTCCGGGCGGGAGGATGTGTTGGTCACGGACATTTAACTCCCGCTGTAATAAAATCCCGCTGA
- the STX3 gene encoding syntaxin-3 isoform X1: MKDRLEQLKAKQDADDEEELEIAVDNTAFMDEFFSEIEETRQNIDKISENVEEAKKLYSIILSAPIPEQKTKDDLEQLTAEIKKMANSVRNKLKSMERNIEQDEARSSADLRIRKSQHSVLSRKFVDVMTKYNEAQVDFRERSKGRIQRQLEITGKNTTDEELEEMLESGNPSIFTSGIMDSQISKQALSEIEGRHKDIVRLESSIKELHDMFVDIAMLVENQGAMIDRIENNMDQSVGFVERAVADTKKAVKYQSEARRKLLTLVAVAVLLLGTVALIIGLSVGLNMK; the protein is encoded by the exons ATGAAGGACCGGCTGGAGCAGCTCAAGGCG AAGCAGGATGCGGACGacgaggaggagctggagatcGCCGTGGACAACACGGCCTTCATGGATGAGTTCTTCTCGGAG ATTGAGGAGACCCGGCAGAACATCGACAAGATCTCAGAGAACGTGGAGGAGGCCAAGAAGCTCTACAGCATCATCCTCTCAGCCCCCATCCCAGAGCAGA AGACCAAAGATGACCTGGAGCAGCTGACGGCAGAGATCAAGAAAATGGCCAACAGCGTCCGTAACAAGCTGAAGA GTATGGAGAGGAACATCGAGCAGGACGAGGCACGATCCTCCGCCGACCTCCGGATACGCAAGTCCCAG cactcgGTCCTGTCCCGCAAGTTCGTGGACGTCATGACCAAGTACAACGAGGCGCAGGTGGATTTCCGGGAGCGGAGCAAGGGCCGGATCCAGCGCCAGCTGGAAATCA CCGGCAAGAACACGACGGacgaggagctggaggagatgcTGGAGAGTGGGAACCCCTCCATCTTCACCTCGGGG atcATGGACTCGCAGATCTCGAAGCAGGCGCTGAGCGAGATCGAGGGGCGGCACAAGGACATCGTGCGCCTGGAGAGCAGCATCAAGGAGCTCCACGACATGTTCGTGGACATCGCCATGCTGGTGGAGAATCAG GGAGCCATGATCGACCGCATAGAGAACAACATGGACCAGTCCGTGGGGTTCGTGGAACGGGCCGTGGCCGACACCAAAAAGGCTGTGAAGTACCAAAGTGAGGCCAGGAGG AAGCTGCTGACTTTGGTGGCAGTGGCCGTGCTCTTGCTGGGGACAGTTGCCCTCATCATTGGACTCTCGGTGGGGCTGAACATGAAATAG